Proteins encoded together in one Papio anubis isolate 15944 chromosome 3, Panubis1.0, whole genome shotgun sequence window:
- the MFAP3L gene encoding microfibrillar-associated protein 3-like isoform X3, whose amino-acid sequence MATKYTVFSFLFARRKWQMHDSGLLNITKVSFSDRGKYTCVASNIYGTVNNTVTLRVIFTSGDMGVYYMVVCLVAFTIVMVLNITRLCMMSSHLKKTEKAINEFFRTEGAEKLQKAFEIAKRIPIITSAKTLELAKVTQFKTMEFARYIEELARSVPLPPLIMNCRTIMEEIMEVVGLEEQGQNFVRHTPEGQEAADRDEVYTIPNSLKRSDSPAADSDASSLHEQPQQIAIKVSVHPQSKKEHADDQEGGQFEVKDVEETEPSAEHSPETAEPSTDVTSTELTSEEPTPVEVPDKVLPPAYLEATEPAVTHDKNTCIIYESHV is encoded by the coding sequence GAAAATGGCAAATGCACGACAGCGGCCTTCTGAACATCACCAAGGTATCCTTCTCAGACCGAGGTAAATACACGTGCGTGGCTTCGAACATCTATGGCACTGTGAACAACACGGTGACCTTGCGCGTCATCTTCACCTCTGGAGACATGGGTGTCTACTACATGGTCGTGTGCCTGGTGGCCTTCACCATCGTCATGGTCCTCAATATCACCCGCCTGTGCATGATGAGCAGCCACCTAAAGAAGACCGAGAAGGCCATCAATGAGTTCTTTAGGACCGAAGGTGCAGAGAAGCTGCAGAAGGCGTTCGAGATTGCCAAGCGCATCCCCATCATCACCTCTGCCAAAACTCTAGAGCTTGCCAAAGTCACCCAGTTCAAAACCATGGAGTTCGCCCGCTACATCGAAGAGCTCGCCAGGAGCGTGCCTCTGCCGCCTCTCATTATGAACTGCAGGACTATCATGGAGGAGATTATGGAGGTGGTTGGGCTGGAGGAGCAGGGGCAGAATTTTGTGAGGCATACTCCAGAGGGCCAGGAGGCTGCAGACAGGGATGAGGTCTACACAATCCCCAACTCTCTGAAGCGGAGCGACTCCCCCGCCGCCGACTCGGACGCCTCATCGCTGCACGAGCAGCCTCAGCAAATTGCCATCAAGGTGTCAGTTCACCCACAGTCCAAAAAAGAGCATGCAGATGACCAAGAGGGTGGACAGTTTGAAGTCAAAGATGTAGAGGAGACAGAACCGTCGGCTGAACATTCCCCTGAAACTGCAGAGCCTTCTACTGATGTCACATCCACCGAGCTAACATCAGAAGAGCCAACACCTGTTGAGGTACCAGATAAGGTACTGCCGCCAGCTTACCTGGAGGCCACAGAGCCAGCAGTGACACATGACAAAAACACCTGCATTATTTACGAAAGCCATGTCTAA
- the MFAP3L gene encoding microfibrillar-associated protein 3-like isoform X4 has product MHDSGLLNITKVSFSDRGKYTCVASNIYGTVNNTVTLRVIFTSGDMGVYYMVVCLVAFTIVMVLNITRLCMMSSHLKKTEKAINEFFRTEGAEKLQKAFEIAKRIPIITSAKTLELAKVTQFKTMEFARYIEELARSVPLPPLIMNCRTIMEEIMEVVGLEEQGQNFVRHTPEGQEAADRDEVYTIPNSLKRSDSPAADSDASSLHEQPQQIAIKVSVHPQSKKEHADDQEGGQFEVKDVEETEPSAEHSPETAEPSTDVTSTELTSEEPTPVEVPDKVLPPAYLEATEPAVTHDKNTCIIYESHV; this is encoded by the coding sequence ATGCACGACAGCGGCCTTCTGAACATCACCAAGGTATCCTTCTCAGACCGAGGTAAATACACGTGCGTGGCTTCGAACATCTATGGCACTGTGAACAACACGGTGACCTTGCGCGTCATCTTCACCTCTGGAGACATGGGTGTCTACTACATGGTCGTGTGCCTGGTGGCCTTCACCATCGTCATGGTCCTCAATATCACCCGCCTGTGCATGATGAGCAGCCACCTAAAGAAGACCGAGAAGGCCATCAATGAGTTCTTTAGGACCGAAGGTGCAGAGAAGCTGCAGAAGGCGTTCGAGATTGCCAAGCGCATCCCCATCATCACCTCTGCCAAAACTCTAGAGCTTGCCAAAGTCACCCAGTTCAAAACCATGGAGTTCGCCCGCTACATCGAAGAGCTCGCCAGGAGCGTGCCTCTGCCGCCTCTCATTATGAACTGCAGGACTATCATGGAGGAGATTATGGAGGTGGTTGGGCTGGAGGAGCAGGGGCAGAATTTTGTGAGGCATACTCCAGAGGGCCAGGAGGCTGCAGACAGGGATGAGGTCTACACAATCCCCAACTCTCTGAAGCGGAGCGACTCCCCCGCCGCCGACTCGGACGCCTCATCGCTGCACGAGCAGCCTCAGCAAATTGCCATCAAGGTGTCAGTTCACCCACAGTCCAAAAAAGAGCATGCAGATGACCAAGAGGGTGGACAGTTTGAAGTCAAAGATGTAGAGGAGACAGAACCGTCGGCTGAACATTCCCCTGAAACTGCAGAGCCTTCTACTGATGTCACATCCACCGAGCTAACATCAGAAGAGCCAACACCTGTTGAGGTACCAGATAAGGTACTGCCGCCAGCTTACCTGGAGGCCACAGAGCCAGCAGTGACACATGACAAAAACACCTGCATTATTTACGAAAGCCATGTCTAA